The genomic interval AAATCTTGTAAATTTCAATTTAGTTTCTATGGTGACCAAATAATAATACTACAATCTCAAAGAACTAGTAAGTAACTGAGGTAACCAATGACTTGTGTGTGATATAATTGGTAAAACAACTCAGAAATAGAATAGTTATGGcttctttcaaaaaaaaaatagttatgGCTTtgatataaaaatttatattcttTCTTGCTTTGGTGAGAAGTTTGTTGGGGAGGATTGCAATGAAGATACAACCAACAGTGTAGAACTAATCTATGAGTCGAACTCAGATTTCCCAACTACAAATTGGGGGACTATTGTCACCCACTAGACCAAATGATCTAAACTCCATGTAGCATTCTTTGGGATACATAAAATGAAGAAACGAAACCCCATGGGACTAGAACAAAAGGCAAGAACACCTCAGTCTCATATTTATCGTACTTCCGCAACAATGGTAATACTAGAAGGGATCAAAACCCATAATCTTTCTAGTTTTAACCTATTTCCACACTCTCCCTCTCAGTCACCATCTTATATTGTTATTTACACAAGAATGGCAATAATACATAAAAGCTACAACCACAACAGGGCTGGCCTTGAAATTCAATGATTTCTAGAACCGTGCTAATGAAAACAACATCTCCTGCAGGATGAAGTAACATAGATAGGCAACATGATCTGCAGGATGAAAGAAACAGGGAGTGATCCTTGAAGTAGGGTCATTTTATGAACCTATCCATGCTACCATCTTTCATCTCCCACCCAGTTGTTCTTCTCCTTTGGTCCGGTAGGACCTTCCTCCCCAGAAAGCTCAACTggaatttttgaaaatatgttCTCAACAGAATTTCTTAACATCACAGGCAAAACATTGATGATCTTCTCCAGCTCCGttcttgaattgtatatgATTTTTGGACCCCATTCTCTCATAAACTGCAGCCAACCTGGCTCAGTAACAATCCCATCTCCAAGATACTCGGCCGCAACTACTTCATATTGGATGCTTGAATCCACAGAAAAGTCACTGCGAGCAGCATCATTCCTAATGCCAAAACCAAGCTTTGAAGACCCCTGAAGGTAAGTCCCAGCATGTGGGAAGCTCGCATGTCCATTTTTTGTCGAGTAAATAATAGCTTTGTTCCCACTTATGTACTCCAAAGCGTACGCATCAACCCATTGACCACCGCTGTGCTGTGAGAAGTATATGCTGCACAGCTCTCCAGTAAAATTGCATAATCGGAGTGTGAAATGCTCCCAGTCACATACATGCTGTCCAACCTTGTTGAGAGCGATATCCATAGGTCCAACTTTAAGAGTAGCTGGACCGTTAAAGGGACAAAATACCCACATTACAATGTCAGTAAAAGTCCCACCAAGGGCTGGTTTCACATGAATGTAGAGTTTAGCACTTTCCAAGTTCCCATATATAACATTCTTTCTTCGATCACCACTGGGTAAGTCTATCCAAAACTGCCTATCATTTGACCCCCCACAAGGCAAATTTGAGCCGCTTTCGTCAATTGCTTCGCCTACATCTGTGCCAGCTTTGTACAATAGGGCTCCATTTTTGAAGAACCAAGCAACAGAAGATGGCAAGTAGACCTCATCTGGATGAAAGAATACAGTAGGTCCGTAATGATTGATAAGAGAATGAATTTGATCAAGATTTGGCATCCCAGATAGCTTAGGATTCAGATTCTTCAAGCACCCAATCTGCAGGTCCTCTCCATTACTCCAGTGACTACTGCAGAAAAATGTACCTACAGAAACCCCTGTCCCCCTCATTCCCCGATGACGTGGTCTCATAGTCCAAACTTGAAAAGGAAGACTAGCAGATTTGATACTGGTATTAAAAAGTAGGCTATGAGCTTCGCATGTGTCAGTCAAATCAACTCTAACACACCTTACTTCATCCAACTCAGGTTTTCTAGGAGTGTTGGTTACCAAAAAGCCCATTGCTCTGTAACCTTCAGGTGGATCAGGTAGCCAGAAGTAGCCACATGAACCATAGCTTTCCTCATTCCCATCATCAGGGCTCCAAACCAATGTGTAATCAAGCGGCTGTCGGAGAGCTGCTGACTTCACATGCTCCCGACCACCAGCTGTTTCTGCCAAATCCACTTCTCGAACCACAAGAACATAACCGTGTAAAGGCTTACCATAAGTTTGGCAATAATGACCCATGCTACGGAATCCATCAGGAATTCCCACTGGCTTATAAAATGTAACACATTTTTTCTTATCCTCTGGCAGAGAGCAGGTCCAGATTCTTTCAAATCTGCTGATCTTGGAAACCTCTATTTCTCCGATACATATTTTTCCAGAAGCAAAACCTTCACCTGAAAGTAACACAAAGCTTATATTTGTTTAGATAATTTAGACCACAATCCAATTTTTCATCTCAATTAAAAAGTTTTATCACGAGAGCTAAATTTTCAATCTCAGGTATACAAATTCTGTTCATGATATATTTTCATCATCTCTACTATCAATCCCCAACCACTAAGTTTCTCTTGACtctattattttatatatttgttttcatAAAGTCAATACTCCGTATTTGAAGACACTGTTTCTGAATTTAGACGagctcaaatttttttttgcatcttaGTCAATAGTAAGCTaaaaaggggggggggggggggggggttaatTATGAGGCACGCAAACACAAACACTGAAACCTTTTCAGAACAACCAGCTCGCTAAAAGTCTAAAATTTATCCTAACAGAGAAGATAGTTGCATGGAGACAACAACAACTATCACTAACAAAATAGCAAGAGACAGAAATCACCTGCATAAGTTGGGAGAATAGTTAAGGAATTGGATGCCAAAAGAACATATGAGCTAAACATATTACCATGTTTAGTTCAATTCATTTTCAAGAGAAATATAGAACAATCTAAAAATCTTAATGAAGCACCTgaagaaaattataatatcATCCGGACATGTGATGAAGTTCAAAGTATGTTGGAGAATTGCAGCACAAAACTAAGAAGCAGATCGTTTAATTTTCTTAATTCAAGTAAAGATCAATAGACCAACAGATGTAAAATTGTCTATCAGCTATATGAATAGCATGACCGCATGCATTAAACAAGTTCAGTTATAACTCATATTCCAGCACTCAAATAAAGGAAGGAAGAACAAAAAGATCCCAAGTGCTGGGATTCCAGTAAAGCAATCCCCTACTCagaaagcaaaacaaaataagCGCCTAAATACAACATGAATGAAAACCCAGGACCAAATACTCAAACTACTAAAGAATCTTAAAGTCGTTTCCAAGGCTCAACAGCCATGCattctcttcttcctcatttGTACTTATCTTCAATTTTAAGTACATGATCAATGACAAGAAACTAGTTGAGCAAACCCCtttcagaaaaaaagaaaaagaaaaaaaaaagtaactaGTTGAGCAATAAAGTATCTCATAGTTGCTGTCAAGCCTCAAAGAAATGCATTCTTGTATGCAACGTGTGCTTATCTTGAACTTAAACTACAAGATCAGGGACCAGGCTCATTGTTCCAAATTGCAAACCATAAAGATTAACAACTAAGTCGTAACAGCAACTATTTAATTAAGAACTAATGAATTTTGAGAAGTTATATGAGCATTGACAACCATAGAGAattcaaaaatcacatatgCAGTCAGTATACAGAGATGATGATCAATAGGGCCTCTTTGAATTGGCTATCAAGCCTATCATCAATCAagctcaaattaaaaaaaccaATGAAGCTACTCAAACAATTGCCCAAATATGCTTAATCGAAAAGTCTGAGCATTATCATTTCCATTTTCATAATCTGCAGAGAGTCAAAATAACCCAGAAAGTACCAATTGGTATATGCAACAACCAGAActcaattaatcaaaaacataaagaaacaaactttACCACCACAATCCACAAACCCTTCAACCCAATATTCATAAACAACCCGAATACTAATCAAAACCCACATTCAATATTCTGAAAGATCAATTCTTTGAACTGACATATTCATACCTGGAGGCCATTGAGGAATTGGAGCAGGCAGGGAGAAGGGTTCAGGCTCCGGTGGGAATAAATCTTTGAGTTGATTCCAGTACAAGCACTTGCACATAAACATAATTGGCCCCCAAACAAAACTCAAGTCAGTCTGATCACATGCACAACAAGGGCCTGGCCCTGAATCTGTGATCGTAGATTTCAGATGGTTCTGCAACTGAAGGTATGTTGATTCCTAACAACTTGTACTTCCTGTTGTTGAAGCAAACATATCCCAAGATAATGTAACGGGGAACTGTCATTTTTGTGGGGCAGCTTCCCACCCTGCACAATTGAATACCTCGATAAAGAGAGGACCTGATGATTAGATGATATTTATTGGCTTGTGTGATTTGTGTCCATGGTCCAATAGGACTTGCAGGTTCTTAGACTATTGTTTGGTGATTAAAGGTCACGCAACGGTGTCCAAATTATATACAAACACGTACGCAGTGCGCCACATGTCCTCATCCTATAGTCAAGAAGGTGAGGAAAAAACCTTGCTCATGAGAGGATCCATGTCCCTTGCTTACTACTCTTTCTCATCTCCTTATTCTTTCAATCTTGTTGTTTCTCTTGTTGTGTCCGGTACCTGTTGAAGATGAAAGATCTTACATCtaagaaataataaataaaatatagattataagtgggtgaaTAATACTCAATTATATCAAgctcttttgtgattaaaactcaacacctgtgaggtgactAAATTGGGACAATATAGGTACACTTGGTCCACGTGCCACGTTTTGTCACTATTTAATACTACGTTCCACTTAGAGAGTTGGGAGGGACTGCGTATTTTAATTCAACTTGTaattctttatatatatataacccggaaagaaagagaatacaaaaacaaatgtGTATCATGTGTATCATTCGGGAAAAATAATTTCTCCTAATAAAATGCCAAACAATACTATCATTATAATTGGTATCATCATCATAAGTGACagttgaattactattatgTTAGTCTCCTGAGTCTTGACGGTCGAATTTTCTAAAATAATGCTCAAATTTTACATACAGTATTTTGATGCTGATTTTAATATATACGATTACTTTTATATTCGATCATAACTACACGTAGCTCATATTTACAGTCGAACATAACCAGTATATCACGATCTAAACATTCCACTAACCAATATGGACCGATCTCAATGCGATACAGTGTGCCTCGTTCAAGAACAGCACAACATGAGCAAAGCTTATCGATCACGATTCACGACTGTACGTTCTCTATGTTGTTTATGAAGCATGTGGTGTGTAAGGGGAAGAATGTCAAATACCAGTCCACTCCTTTGTTAAGCTAACAAACTACTGGCTACGTGTACGGATACAAACTAGTTTGTAGGACGAGGACAAGCCACATGTGTATTCCGTTTGAACATAAAATGCCGTATTGTTCAACGCGGTCGTCTTCTTGTTCCTTTCATCATTTGTACCATTGTAGCTTCCATGAAACACATGACTCGTTTCTATTTCTCTTATTGTAATTTGTAAGTTTGCAACCACATTATTCTTTTACCGTCAATTACACACTTGTTACAGCCTCAATTAGAAATCGAAATGATCAAACTTTTACTGATTGAATTGTGTCCGATCAGTTGGTTGTTCTACATAATCAATACCGGAGAGATTACAATCATTACATGTTGACCTTACTGATATTACAAAATGGATTTTAGTTGTGGAGGGGCTTTATTATGTAAATAACAGTATTTCATCCGTAGAAACCATCAAACTTTTGATCGATTTTAACCAATATGTGTTTTTACCAAGTCTTACAAGAACTTTCTCCGAccaatttatatttttggtTAAGAAGAGCATATATTACTGTAAAGTTCACACCATTTTCGCATATTGACCGGGTATAAATTTGATTCATGGACAAGTTTATATACGCAACTCTTGGTCAGTATTCTTACTTCAAAATTTGTGTGGCAAGTAATCACTCATACCCCATAAACTTATTTTCCCTTGTAATTTCATACGAAAAGGACTGATTTTTCTTGTGGCGTAGTGCAGATAAGTCCAAGACATTGTAGACGGTAGCACAGTGGCATAGTTGTAGCCTGAGATATATACAAATCAAAGTGTCCATTAGTTTCCAAAGTGTAGATGTAAACATTCAACGGAGCACGTGAAGCAGACACAGGTTTCGTATTTGCTTCCTTTCCAGCCTATCAAATTCAGACCCTACTGCAAATTGCTCATGATATTTTCCCACCAAGTTGAATCTGCCCCTCTTCTCCGGCAACGTCTGGAAGTTGCCCTCTTCTCCACCATTCATACAATATCATAAATCTTTTTCCTCTTGCATTTCCACAAGAAAacagaaattatatatattcaataagAAATCACATTCCCAGCTGTAAGCTGCACCCTTTATAACAAGAGCCagcttctctttctttctttgtcattTTGGAGATTGCAACTAGTCTCTGTACGTTTCCAAAAAGTGGTatgctcttcttcttcttcatcatccctACAGCTTCAAAATTTATTTAACACATGGAATCCAGATTCATGGTCATAAAGCTTTGATACTTTTGCATGTACTGATCATATAAAGactggtttttttttattgcagAGTTGCATAATCTAGATCAAAAGTTGAATCATGTTGCTAAGAAGCTCTTCAGCACCAGTTATTGGATCCCTACTTGCTTCATTCTCAGCTGAAAGTCCACTTGGCAATCACTTTGAGCCAAAACCAAGCTCAATCCACAACACTCCCAACAAGTTTTCATTCCACCCAACTGGGCCTCTCAATCTCTCTCACACCTCCTCACCGATCTCTCCCTCCATTGATCTCTCGTCCGGGTTCATCCGAAGGGCTCAGTCTGATGGGAACCTGGAAAGACTGGCATATGCAGCTTCTTGTGATAAACATGACGATGATCCCTTCTTCTGTGATTTATACCCACACCGCAAGTCGAGAAGGGGCATAACGTTGCAAACTATAGAGTCTTTTTCGACTTATAACTCGGGCGCTTTgggtgaagatgatgatgaagaagaagatagtgATAGGGAATATGATGAAGAGGAAGTAGAAGAGGTTGAGGAGAGTGAGAGAGTCATAGCTGTTGAGGGTGATATTGTTGGTTTGGAAGAGAAGGGGAAGAAGGTGAGTTTATCTGAGGACATGAGAACTATGCAGAAAATGTGGGGTGGGGGttatgaagatcaaagagagCTAGTGAATCAGGAAATGTATCTAGCAAAGGGACTTGGGATTGGTGGTGGAAGTGGCGGCGGCCGGGGTGGTCATGAGGCTAGTTGGGGAATTGCTGGTGGAGATGGGGATGGAGGTGACAACAATAATGGGGTCGAGGAGCATTACAAGAAGATGGTGGACGAACATCCGGGAAACCCATTGTTTCTAGGAAACTATGCTAATTTTCTCTATCAGGTGAGCTTTTTTTTGTGTCTTCTATCTGTAACTTGGTGTATGTTTGAGAATTCTTTGCGGCTGTACTAAGTACTAACTTGCTTGTTTCTGCAGACCAAGAGAGACCTTCCTTTAGCAGAGGAATACTACTCTCGTTCGCTCCTGGCAGACCCAAACGATGGTGAAATTTTGGTGCAATACGCCAAGGTGATATGGGAACTGCACCATGATGAAGATAGAGCCTTGAGCTACTATGAACGAGCAGTCCAAGCTGCACCTCAAGATAGGTATGTTGTCGTATCATTATTTGAGATAGAGTTTCACTGTGGCATTCCATGTATTTGAAGGCCAAAGTTTGACATGAATTTCCCTTGTTGATTTCAGCCATGTACATGCAGCATATGCTGGCTTCCTATGGGAAACAGAGGAAGACGTTGAAGACGAAGATGGAGCAGATCTGGGACACGATCTTGGCACCATGTCGCCATATATTAATGGAGGAATGATGACTTCTGCAAGTGCCTAGGTGCATTTTGCAGAAGTTTCTGTAATATTAGTCGAGTCAATTGATGAGTTGTAAATATTGTAGTCTCCGAGTTAAAACAGTTTAAAGAGGGAATTTTCAGTAGATGAAACCTGTTTAG from Argentina anserina chromosome 2, drPotAnse1.1, whole genome shotgun sequence carries:
- the LOC126782611 gene encoding hypothetical protein At1g04090; the protein is MFMCKCLYWNQLKDLFPPEPEPFSLPAPIPQWPPGEGFASGKICIGEIEVSKISRFERIWTCSLPEDKKKCVTFYKPVGIPDGFRSMGHYCQTYGKPLHGYVLVVREVDLAETAGGREHVKSAALRQPLDYTLVWSPDDGNEESYGSCGYFWLPDPPEGYRAMGFLVTNTPRKPELDEVRCVRVDLTDTCEAHSLLFNTSIKSASLPFQVWTMRPRHRGMRGTGVSVGTFFCSSHWSNGEDLQIGCLKNLNPKLSGMPNLDQIHSLINHYGPTVFFHPDEVYLPSSVAWFFKNGALLYKAGTDVGEAIDESGSNLPCGGSNDRQFWIDLPSGDRRKNVIYGNLESAKLYIHVKPALGGTFTDIVMWVFCPFNGPATLKVGPMDIALNKVGQHVCDWEHFTLRLCNFTGELCSIYFSQHSGGQWVDAYALEYISGNKAIIYSTKNGHASFPHAGTYLQGSSKLGFGIRNDAARSDFSVDSSIQYEVVAAEYLGDGIVTEPGWLQFMREWGPKIIYNSRTELEKIINVLPVMLRNSVENIFSKIPVELSGEEGPTGPKEKNNWVGDERW
- the LOC126785263 gene encoding uncharacterized protein LOC126785263, whose translation is MLLRSSSAPVIGSLLASFSAESPLGNHFEPKPSSIHNTPNKFSFHPTGPLNLSHTSSPISPSIDLSSGFIRRAQSDGNLERLAYAASCDKHDDDPFFCDLYPHRKSRRGITLQTIESFSTYNSGALGEDDDEEEDSDREYDEEEVEEVEESERVIAVEGDIVGLEEKGKKVSLSEDMRTMQKMWGGGYEDQRELVNQEMYLAKGLGIGGGSGGGRGGHEASWGIAGGDGDGGDNNNGVEEHYKKMVDEHPGNPLFLGNYANFLYQTKRDLPLAEEYYSRSLLADPNDGEILVQYAKVIWELHHDEDRALSYYERAVQAAPQDSHVHAAYAGFLWETEEDVEDEDGADLGHDLGTMSPYINGGMMTSASA